In Salmo salar chromosome ssa15, Ssal_v3.1, whole genome shotgun sequence, one genomic interval encodes:
- the si:dkeyp-100a1.6 gene encoding probable G-protein coupled receptor 160, producing the protein MLAIIESWEEEGSCIKDNTSQFLFILLLKVGMDCMVLFISLRRLNTSFMGVCGLSVFLVDVALACAVVAVWLLGPARSPVSICFLLAQASAVFNALPLPVLGLGLLDYATESRYTSCHAAPCRALWNCTLTLLVWVLAGVRSGCSAFTYLVEVEYEGGRHALGCVVQESVFVVHFSVGISVAICCVLMLHYKRLPSWLKEANRLSEHSDDVNPTSHSDLSFRYAMFGQPGADKDEEKALAVETEQQRHPLYLGLTLGFSTMWASYLVMCIACELLGLAVPAYIAINLLWLECANSLLVGLVFWLKSDWLGPYSDLPDDICQWQAYWHLSRGPVRDSEKLPKTVFSLSGKDRNPLLHV; encoded by the coding sequence ATGCTGGCCATCATTGAGTCGTGGGAAGAGGAAGGGAGCTGCATCAAGGACAACACCAGCCAGTTTCTGTTCATCTTGCTGTTAAAGGTGGGCATGGACTGTATGGTCCTGTTCATCAGCCTGCGCCGGCTTAACACCTCCTTCATGGGCGTCTGTGGTCTCTCCGTCTTCCTGGTCGACGTGGCGTTGGCATGCGCCGTTGTGGCCGTTTGGCTACTAGGACCTGCCCGCTCCCCAGTGTCCATCTGCTTCCTCTTGGCGCAGGCCTCGGCCGTGTTCAACGCGCTCCCTCTGCCCGTGCTGGGCCTGGGGCTGCTGGACTACGCCACAGAGTCACGCTACACCTCCTGCCATGCCGCCCCTTGCAGGGCCTTGTGGAACTGCACCCTGACGCTTCTGGTGTGGGTGCTGGCAGGCGTGCGCTCCGGCTGCTCAGCCTTCACCTACCTCGTAGAGGTGGAGTACGAGGGAGGGAGGCATGCTTTAGGGTGCGTGGTGCAGGAGTCTGTGTTTGTAGTACATTTCTCAGTGGGGATCTCTGTAGCCATCTGCTGTGTGCTGATGCTGCACTACAAACGTCTTCCCTCGTGGCTGAAGGAGGCCAACAGGCTCTCAGAGCATAGCGACGACGTCAACCCAACGTCGCACAGCGACTTGAGCTTCAGGTATGCCATGTTCGGCCAGCCAGGGGCTGACAAGGATGAGGAGAAAGCACTGGCGGTGGAGACCGAACAGCAGAGGCACCCCCTTTACCTCGGACTGACTTTGGGCTTCAGCACAATGTGGGCATCATACCTGGTCATGTGCATTGCCTGTGAGCTCTTGGGCCTTGCGGTTCCCGCCTACATTGCAATCAACCTCCTGTGGTTGGAGTGTGCCAACAGCTTATTGGTAGGGCTGGTGTTCTGGCTCAAGAGCGACTGGCTGGGGCCGTACAGCGATCTTCCGGATGACATCTGCCAGTGGCAGGCTTACTGGCACTTAAGTAGAGGACCCGTTAGAGACTCTGAGAAACTTCCCAAGACTGTGTTCAGCCTGTCAGGCAAGGACAGAAACCCACTCCTGCATGTCTGA
- the ppih gene encoding peptidyl-prolyl cis-trans isomerase H isoform X1 has product MKVELFADVVPKTAENFRQFCTGEFRKDGVPIGFKGCTFHRVIKDFMIQGGDFVNGDGTGICSIYRGPFADENFRMKHSAPGLLSMANSGPGTNGCQFFITCTKCDWLDGKHVVFGKVVDGLLVMRKIENVPTGPNNKPKLPILIAQCGEM; this is encoded by the exons ATGAAGGTAGAACTCTTTGCCGATGTGGTTCCAAAGACGGCTGAGAACTTTCG GCAGTTCTGCACAGGGGAATTCAG AAAAGATGGTGTCCCTATCGGATTTAAAGGCTGCACCTTCCACAG GGTGATAAAGGACTTCATGATCCAAGGCGGGGACTTTGTAAAT GGCGATGGTACAGGTATCTGCAGCATCTACAGAGGACCATTTGCAGATGAAAACTTTAGAATGAAGCACTCTGCCCCTGGCCTCCTATCCATG GCAAACAGTGGCCCCGGAACCAATGGCTGTCAGTTTTTCATTACCTGTACGAAATGTGACTGGCTAGATGGAAAGCATGTGGTCTTCG GGAAAGTGGTCGACGGCTTGCTCGTCATGAGAAAAATTGAG AACGTTCCTACCGGCCCAAACAACAAGCCCAAGCTTCCCATCCTCATAGCTCAGTGTGGGGAAATGTGA